One Halosegnis longus DNA window includes the following coding sequences:
- a CDS encoding class I SAM-dependent methyltransferase: MDDRTRLLSEWVDQPPAGPLVQYLRDAERRAVLETLDSPTHVLDIASETGVTRALPDDAAVTRVDFSPEASARERETLDGVETFASTTPESPTLPFGRSRFDAAVCVGPLDWRFLDADHLSREVSRVLTRGGTFAVTAPTPESPYHVGGRYELTYRTPDEFESVLAPHFHPNDQTYIYQPPEKVQWLAGTLPTGLERRVADYAQRRTETCSRDRASYVVTGATAPGYRARLDDALDCLLRPVAEQGFFDPETDRFHGRLDYSLTDTGAMRWRAGEGSRQRYGPLALLGVARWRQSPLGDDRYDDRISRLADGYETLVETEGDELPSYALGPLTGAFALLSMAGFDTLSVAEDAFARSRDRFAFDHSEDGLLLHGWSYLHDATGDPVEVTTALREGAQAVAARQDPETGLFAFDNPTTDRHQNQMYVLWGLCRAIEVAAGDGYLENATAVLDYTLDARLREDGALLWLEPGRIEELSVALGRGEYPQWKLLFACHQSFFAIAAAHYRRAGGDRNLDKPVERAMAWLHGTNDLGRDLTDLTGLGVPARHLTTDGRLDAPREQFKGAYEIGAYLFALTELTAW; encoded by the coding sequence ATGGACGACCGGACGCGCCTGCTCTCCGAGTGGGTGGACCAACCCCCCGCCGGCCCGCTCGTGCAGTATCTCCGCGACGCCGAGCGACGCGCCGTTCTCGAGACGCTCGATTCGCCGACCCACGTGCTCGATATCGCCTCCGAGACGGGCGTCACGCGTGCCCTTCCCGATGACGCGGCCGTCACCCGCGTCGATTTCTCACCCGAGGCCAGTGCCCGGGAACGAGAGACGCTCGACGGCGTCGAGACGTTCGCGTCGACGACCCCCGAATCACCGACGCTTCCGTTCGGGCGGTCGCGGTTCGACGCCGCGGTGTGTGTCGGTCCCCTCGACTGGCGGTTTCTCGACGCCGACCACCTCTCGCGTGAGGTGAGCCGCGTCCTCACGCGCGGGGGGACCTTCGCCGTCACCGCCCCGACGCCCGAATCCCCCTACCACGTCGGCGGTCGCTACGAACTCACCTACCGGACCCCCGACGAGTTCGAGAGCGTGTTGGCCCCGCATTTCCACCCCAACGACCAGACGTACATCTACCAGCCGCCCGAGAAGGTGCAGTGGCTCGCGGGCACCCTCCCGACTGGCCTCGAACGGCGGGTCGCCGACTACGCGCAACGCCGGACGGAGACCTGCTCCCGTGACCGCGCCAGCTACGTCGTCACCGGGGCGACCGCGCCGGGCTACCGCGCCCGACTGGACGACGCGCTCGACTGTCTCCTTCGTCCGGTCGCCGAGCAGGGGTTCTTCGACCCCGAGACCGACCGCTTTCACGGCCGACTCGACTACTCGCTGACGGACACGGGCGCGATGCGCTGGCGCGCCGGCGAGGGGTCACGCCAACGGTACGGCCCGCTCGCCCTGCTCGGGGTGGCGCGCTGGCGACAGTCGCCGCTCGGCGACGACCGCTATGACGACCGAATTTCCCGGCTCGCCGACGGCTACGAGACGCTCGTCGAGACCGAGGGGGACGAGCTTCCGAGCTACGCGCTCGGCCCCCTGACCGGGGCGTTCGCGCTCCTCTCGATGGCCGGCTTCGACACGCTCTCGGTCGCAGAGGACGCCTTCGCCCGATCGCGCGACCGCTTCGCGTTCGACCACAGCGAGGACGGACTCCTGCTTCACGGCTGGAGCTATCTCCACGACGCGACCGGGGACCCGGTCGAGGTGACCACCGCCCTCCGCGAGGGAGCACAGGCCGTCGCCGCCCGACAGGACCCCGAGACGGGACTGTTCGCGTTCGACAACCCGACGACCGATCGCCACCAGAACCAGATGTACGTGCTCTGGGGGCTGTGTCGCGCTATCGAGGTAGCCGCCGGCGACGGCTATCTGGAGAACGCCACGGCCGTTCTCGACTACACGCTCGACGCGCGACTCCGCGAGGACGGCGCGCTCCTGTGGCTCGAACCCGGGCGCATCGAAGAGCTAAGTGTTGCACTCGGGCGCGGTGAGTACCCCCAGTGGAAGCTGCTGTTCGCCTGTCATCAGTCCTTCTTCGCCATCGCGGCGGCTCACTACCGACGCGCGGGCGGTGACCGTAACCTCGACAAACCAGTAGAGCGTGCGATGGCGTGGCTCCACGGGACCAACGACCTCGGGCGGGACCTGACCGACCTGACGGGACTCGGCGTGCCGGCCCGCCATCTCACCACCGACGGCCGGCTCGATGCGCCCCGCGAGCAGTTCAAGGGGGCCTACGAAATCGGCGCGTATCTGTTCGCGCTGACCGAACTCACCGCGTGGTGA
- a CDS encoding glycosyltransferase family 4 protein, whose product MKVGMLLRGTYPEDIRVRKEAAALREAGHEVYLLCLAGEGTEPAAVDGVAIERIDWDGYSVATRAVNRASYLFGSFDAIWFRRARRFASVHDIDVLHVHDLPLVRTGLRVARSLGDVSVVADLHENYPAAMAQYRSERSLFERLQGRLLRPISRIERAEREAVGQADALVTVVEEARDHYITDCDGDPDRVHVVSNTVDLDRIETMDHTPVPDDVPDGFVVSYVGAFGPHRGLETLIRALPETPPEVSLLLVGAGSPESDRRLRQLAESEGVADRVTFTGWVDFADVPRYIAASDLATVPHRETGHTATTVPHKLFQYMALETPVLVTDVGPLGRIVRETESGVVVPPENPTATAARISELVGRDLTHYGESGRRAVEGEYGWARDAERLRRVYDDLTTR is encoded by the coding sequence ATGAAGGTCGGGATGCTCCTGCGGGGAACCTACCCGGAGGATATCCGTGTTCGGAAGGAGGCGGCGGCACTCCGGGAAGCCGGCCACGAGGTGTATCTGCTCTGTCTCGCAGGCGAGGGGACCGAGCCGGCGGCCGTCGACGGCGTCGCAATCGAGCGCATCGACTGGGACGGCTACAGCGTGGCGACCCGCGCGGTGAACCGCGCGAGCTACCTGTTCGGCTCGTTCGACGCCATCTGGTTCCGGCGCGCGCGGCGGTTTGCGTCGGTCCACGATATCGACGTGCTCCACGTCCACGACCTCCCGCTGGTCCGGACGGGGCTGCGGGTCGCCCGTTCGCTCGGTGACGTGTCCGTCGTCGCCGACCTCCACGAGAACTATCCGGCGGCGATGGCACAGTACCGCTCCGAGCGGTCGCTGTTCGAGCGACTGCAGGGTCGACTCCTCCGGCCGATTTCGCGCATCGAGCGCGCCGAGCGCGAGGCCGTCGGGCAGGCGGACGCGCTCGTGACGGTCGTCGAGGAGGCGCGCGATCACTACATCACAGACTGCGACGGCGACCCCGACCGCGTCCACGTCGTCTCGAACACGGTCGACCTCGACCGCATCGAGACGATGGACCACACGCCGGTTCCCGATGACGTGCCCGACGGCTTCGTCGTCTCCTACGTCGGCGCGTTCGGGCCACACCGCGGGCTGGAGACGCTGATTCGGGCGCTTCCAGAGACGCCGCCAGAGGTGTCGCTCCTGCTCGTCGGTGCCGGAAGCCCGGAGTCGGACCGCCGGCTCCGGCAGCTAGCCGAATCGGAGGGCGTAGCCGACCGGGTCACGTTCACCGGGTGGGTCGACTTCGCGGACGTGCCCCGCTACATCGCGGCGAGTGACCTCGCGACGGTGCCACACCGCGAGACCGGCCACACCGCGACGACGGTGCCGCACAAGCTGTTTCAGTACATGGCGCTCGAAACACCGGTGCTCGTCACGGACGTCGGCCCGCTGGGTCGTATCGTCCGCGAGACGGAATCGGGGGTCGTGGTTCCGCCGGAGAATCCGACCGCGACCGCCGCGCGAATCTCGGAGCTGGTCGGAAGAGACCTCACACACTACGGCGAGTCGGGTCGCCGCGCCGTCGAGGGGGAGTACGGTTGGGCGCGCGACGCCGAGCGACTGCGCCGGGTGTACGACGACCTCACCACGCGGTGA
- the wecB gene encoding non-hydrolyzing UDP-N-acetylglucosamine 2-epimerase: protein MVTVLAVVGTRPELVKMAPVIRALDAHPATEPRLLHTGQHYDAELSGEFFDVLGLPEPAVNLDVGSTGGAQQTADGLVGIDADIAQREPAAVLTLGDTNAVLAATLAGAKRDTLVGHVEAGLRSYDRTMPEEVNRVVADHLSELLFAPTESAVANLAGEGIEVGVTQTGNTVVDACLDHAPVAREQSDARSRFGVESDGYALATIHRPHNTEAPDRLRAILGALDGAPIPVVLPAHPRTETAIEALGVEPDGSLRLAEPQGYLDFLALLDGAHVVVTDSGGVQEEASVLETPCLTVRPNTERPETVEAGVNELVEPSNLATRLRTLATDADARAAMTGHPDLYGDGRAGERIVDALVESLEVDG, encoded by the coding sequence GTGGTGACGGTGCTCGCCGTCGTCGGGACGCGACCCGAACTCGTGAAGATGGCTCCGGTGATTCGCGCGCTCGATGCTCACCCGGCGACGGAGCCGCGGCTGCTTCACACCGGCCAACACTACGACGCGGAGCTCAGCGGCGAGTTCTTCGACGTGCTCGGGCTGCCCGAACCGGCGGTGAATCTCGACGTTGGCAGCACCGGCGGCGCACAACAGACCGCCGACGGGCTCGTCGGTATCGACGCCGATATCGCCCAACGGGAACCGGCAGCCGTGCTCACGCTCGGAGACACGAACGCCGTCCTCGCGGCGACGCTGGCCGGGGCGAAACGCGACACGCTCGTCGGCCACGTTGAGGCCGGCCTGCGAAGCTACGACCGAACCATGCCCGAAGAGGTGAACCGCGTCGTCGCCGACCACCTCTCGGAGCTGCTGTTTGCCCCCACGGAGAGCGCCGTTGCCAACCTCGCCGGCGAGGGCATCGAGGTGGGCGTCACGCAGACCGGAAACACGGTCGTGGACGCGTGTCTCGACCACGCGCCCGTCGCGCGCGAGCAGTCCGACGCGCGCTCGCGGTTCGGCGTCGAGTCGGACGGGTACGCGCTCGCGACGATACATCGGCCGCACAACACCGAGGCTCCCGACCGGCTGCGGGCGATTCTCGGCGCACTCGACGGCGCGCCGATACCGGTCGTCCTCCCCGCCCACCCGCGCACGGAGACCGCAATCGAGGCGCTCGGAGTCGAGCCGGACGGCTCGCTCCGGCTCGCGGAGCCGCAGGGGTATCTCGACTTCCTCGCCTTACTCGACGGGGCACATGTCGTCGTCACCGACTCCGGCGGGGTACAGGAGGAGGCGTCCGTCCTCGAAACGCCGTGTCTCACGGTGCGGCCGAACACCGAGCGCCCGGAGACGGTCGAGGCCGGCGTGAACGAACTGGTCGAGCCGTCGAATCTCGCAACGCGGCTCCGGACGCTGGCGACCGACGCCGACGCGCGGGCCGCGATGACCGGCCATCCGGACCTCTACGGCGACGGACGGGCGGGCGAGCGTATCGTCGACGCGCTGGTCGAGAGTCTGGAGGTGGACGGATGA
- a CDS encoding nucleotide sugar dehydrogenase, whose translation MHVSVIGSGYVGATLTGCLAALGHEVTAIDIDESVVASIEAGEPPMAEPGLDSLYAENADRISATTDYAAVRDTDCSFITVQTPAREDGSIDPSVVLAAAESLGEALAQKETFHTVAVKSTVIPGMVEEEVVPRIEQAAGPEGETFATAVNPEFQAQGSAVDDFMHPDKVVLGTDDDRALDALRAVYAPLPDEPPVVETGRREAAMMKYANNVFLAAKVSLINELGNICKEYGVDSYEVAEAMGLDDRIGAQFLRSGVGWGGSCLTGDQRLLIRTADKTELITFEQFHERFVDGETVRDVTVLSHDGDGFEFKPVTGATKRQYTGPLHTIETSMSKSVTVTHDHPMLVASDGGTAVVEAQNLTEGDRLPTLDSMPANPVGQFDLIEFVADAARFDNERVYLKPNFELETVKDELRDVLEAYNRNHSYDRVHEFIRNNYIPLDVFLEFESSLPLTRAAVSLYTTRGGGQTYVPGIIDADESFWRFIGYYLSEGHIHDDSSGHGSTPRRRLFISFHPSDEPELVADVETYFEDIGIRYRTDTQETSTQIEVSSRVFAAFIESLGCGTGSYSAAVPDIAHDETATHKRALLAGLFRGDGHINYTNHSNAVVYDYGSVSEELIQGMQFLLHSLGIVPSYKQSESEKSTQPAHFLRVSSKAQIAALTELFQPEEQAKIENRLEQYEREIAPIGYTDGGTLSVNVNEISTQQTETEVYSIEVADNSTFVTTDGLVVHNCFPKDTDALRAAARDRDYEPELLDAVVGVNETQPRRLLELLDRHVDVAGERVAVLGLAFKPDTDDIRGSRAKPVIAGLQERGAEVAAYDPSDASETMARAYPDVEYTDSASGALDGAVGALVVTDWPAFGALDGEFDAMARQVVVDGRRIIEARKGMTYEGLTW comes from the coding sequence ATGCACGTCAGCGTCATCGGCTCCGGCTACGTCGGCGCGACCCTCACCGGCTGTCTGGCCGCGCTCGGCCACGAAGTGACGGCAATCGACATCGACGAGTCGGTCGTCGCGAGCATCGAGGCCGGCGAGCCACCGATGGCCGAACCCGGACTCGATTCCCTGTACGCGGAGAACGCCGACCGAATCTCCGCGACCACCGACTACGCCGCCGTCCGCGACACCGACTGCTCGTTCATCACCGTCCAGACGCCCGCTCGCGAGGACGGCAGCATCGACCCGTCGGTCGTCCTCGCCGCCGCCGAATCGCTCGGAGAGGCACTCGCACAGAAGGAGACGTTCCACACCGTCGCCGTCAAATCCACCGTCATCCCTGGGATGGTCGAAGAGGAGGTCGTCCCGCGCATCGAGCAGGCCGCGGGTCCGGAAGGCGAGACCTTCGCGACGGCGGTCAACCCCGAGTTTCAGGCACAGGGCAGCGCCGTGGACGACTTCATGCACCCCGACAAGGTCGTACTCGGCACCGACGACGACCGCGCGCTCGACGCCCTCCGGGCGGTGTATGCACCTCTTCCCGACGAGCCGCCGGTCGTGGAGACGGGTCGCCGAGAGGCCGCGATGATGAAGTACGCCAACAACGTCTTCCTCGCCGCGAAAGTCTCGCTCATCAACGAACTCGGCAACATCTGCAAGGAGTACGGCGTCGACTCCTACGAGGTGGCCGAGGCGATGGGACTGGACGACCGCATCGGCGCGCAGTTCCTCCGGTCGGGGGTGGGATGGGGGGGTAGCTGTCTCACCGGGGACCAGCGGCTTCTGATTCGTACGGCTGACAAAACTGAGCTTATTACGTTCGAGCAGTTCCACGAGCGGTTCGTCGACGGTGAGACAGTTCGAGATGTCACAGTACTCAGCCACGATGGCGACGGATTCGAGTTCAAGCCAGTCACCGGCGCGACGAAGCGACAGTACACAGGACCGCTCCACACTATCGAGACGAGCATGAGTAAGTCGGTAACCGTCACGCACGACCACCCGATGCTGGTCGCGAGCGATGGAGGGACAGCGGTGGTAGAAGCACAGAACCTCACGGAAGGAGACCGACTGCCGACGCTCGATTCGATGCCAGCAAACCCTGTCGGTCAGTTTGACCTCATCGAGTTCGTCGCAGACGCGGCGCGGTTCGACAACGAACGAGTGTATCTCAAGCCAAACTTCGAGTTAGAGACCGTCAAAGATGAGCTTCGGGACGTATTGGAAGCGTACAACCGCAATCATAGCTACGACCGCGTCCACGAGTTCATCCGGAACAACTACATTCCGCTTGACGTGTTTCTTGAGTTTGAGTCTTCACTTCCACTTACACGGGCAGCAGTCAGTCTCTACACGACCCGTGGCGGCGGACAGACCTACGTCCCAGGAATTATCGATGCGGACGAGTCGTTCTGGCGGTTTATTGGCTACTATCTCAGCGAAGGACATATCCACGACGACAGTTCCGGGCACGGCTCTACCCCGCGCCGTCGGTTATTCATCAGTTTCCATCCGAGCGATGAGCCAGAGCTTGTAGCTGACGTAGAGACGTATTTTGAGGATATCGGTATTCGTTACCGGACAGACACACAGGAGACTTCGACACAAATTGAGGTGTCGAGTCGTGTGTTCGCAGCTTTCATCGAATCTCTTGGCTGTGGAACAGGGTCATATTCGGCAGCTGTACCAGATATCGCACACGACGAGACGGCCACACACAAGCGAGCACTGCTGGCTGGCTTATTCCGTGGAGACGGCCACATCAACTATACGAACCACTCGAATGCAGTTGTCTATGATTACGGGTCGGTCAGTGAGGAACTCATCCAGGGGATGCAGTTTCTCCTCCACAGTCTCGGTATCGTGCCAAGCTACAAGCAGTCCGAATCCGAGAAATCTACCCAGCCCGCTCATTTCCTTCGCGTCAGCTCGAAAGCACAGATAGCTGCGCTTACGGAGTTGTTCCAGCCAGAAGAGCAAGCGAAGATTGAGAATCGACTCGAACAGTACGAGCGGGAGATTGCACCAATTGGATACACGGATGGCGGGACGCTCAGTGTCAATGTCAATGAAATCTCGACACAGCAGACGGAGACAGAGGTGTATTCAATTGAGGTGGCAGATAACAGTACATTCGTGACGACGGACGGGTTAGTCGTACACAACTGCTTCCCCAAGGACACCGACGCGCTCCGGGCCGCCGCCCGCGACCGCGACTACGAACCCGAACTGCTCGACGCGGTCGTCGGGGTGAACGAGACGCAGCCGCGCCGCCTGCTCGAACTCCTCGACCGGCACGTCGACGTGGCCGGCGAACGCGTCGCCGTGCTCGGACTCGCGTTCAAGCCCGACACCGACGACATCCGCGGGTCGCGCGCGAAGCCGGTCATCGCCGGGCTACAGGAACGAGGAGCCGAGGTGGCGGCGTACGACCCCTCGGACGCGAGCGAGACGATGGCGCGTGCGTACCCGGACGTTGAGTACACCGACAGCGCGAGCGGTGCCCTCGACGGAGCCGTCGGCGCGCTCGTCGTCACCGACTGGCCCGCGTTCGGTGCCCTCGATGGCGAGTTCGACGCGATGGCGCGACAGGTCGTCGTTGACGGTCGGCGCATCATCGAGGCCCGCAAGGGGATGACCTACGAGGGGTTGACGTGGTGA
- a CDS encoding CopG family ribbon-helix-helix protein, translated as MTVVSVSMPESLLNRLDEFADEHGYTGRSEVVREASRNLLGEFEDKRLEDRRLIGVITVLFNYETSAAEQRMMQLRHEHEGLVTSNVHNHVGDHYCMELFIVEGQLDEISTFVGKIRATKDTLSVDYSVIPVDDFDGALDGHSHGHSHGEDE; from the coding sequence ATGACAGTCGTCAGCGTGTCGATGCCGGAGTCGCTGTTGAATCGCTTGGACGAGTTCGCCGACGAGCACGGCTACACGGGCCGGAGCGAGGTCGTCCGGGAAGCCTCCCGGAATCTGCTCGGCGAGTTCGAGGACAAGCGGCTGGAGGACCGCCGGCTCATCGGCGTCATCACCGTGCTGTTCAACTACGAAACGTCGGCGGCCGAACAGCGCATGATGCAGTTGCGCCACGAACACGAGGGACTCGTCACCTCGAACGTCCACAACCACGTCGGCGACCACTACTGCATGGAGCTGTTCATCGTCGAGGGACAACTGGACGAAATCTCCACGTTCGTCGGGAAGATTCGCGCGACGAAGGACACCCTCTCGGTCGATTACTCCGTCATCCCGGTCGATGACTTCGACGGAGCCTTGGACGGACACAGTCACGGGCACAGTCACGGCGAGGACGAGTAG
- a CDS encoding threonine synthase, which produces MSAERVRAATRVCYACGAATTAPAVRCDCGEPLWLPEVTDTTETDAPGMWRHAGLLPVDSPGGVADAVGDTPLVAPDAVADFAGVDVSLKLEGHAPTGSFKDRGSALAVAAVEAGYAGDVRAVGTVSHGNMAMSTAAFAASADLPCVVLVPDDIPESRLGVIAQYDPTIVRVDGDYGRLYERSLELGREHDIAFLNSDVPLRVEGQKTTTVEVCLDAAPDVIVMPVSSGGHASGAWKAVRELHAAGRIDRIPDLHFVQASACAPIAEAFARGDDTVAPVEGGETIAYSIANADPPSGNRVLAAARDTGGTVTSVDDDATRAALDTLARAGISVEASCAVALAGTRELVQSGRLDPDAEVATVMTGTGLKEASGSADTARATVDSLDTVLGGVGVER; this is translated from the coding sequence ATGTCCGCCGAACGCGTGCGCGCCGCGACGCGGGTCTGTTACGCCTGTGGCGCGGCAACGACCGCCCCCGCCGTCCGCTGTGACTGTGGCGAACCGCTGTGGCTCCCTGAGGTCACCGACACGACCGAAACCGACGCGCCGGGCATGTGGCGACATGCCGGCCTACTGCCGGTCGATTCACCCGGCGGCGTGGCCGACGCCGTCGGTGACACACCGCTCGTCGCCCCCGACGCCGTGGCCGACTTCGCCGGCGTCGACGTGTCGCTCAAGCTGGAAGGCCACGCGCCGACCGGGTCGTTCAAAGACCGGGGGAGCGCGCTCGCCGTCGCTGCCGTCGAGGCCGGCTACGCGGGCGACGTGCGCGCGGTCGGCACCGTCTCGCACGGCAACATGGCGATGAGCACCGCCGCCTTCGCCGCGAGCGCGGACCTCCCGTGTGTCGTGCTCGTTCCCGACGACATCCCCGAATCGCGACTCGGCGTCATCGCGCAGTACGACCCGACAATCGTCCGCGTGGACGGCGACTACGGGCGGCTGTACGAGCGCTCGCTCGAACTCGGCCGCGAACACGACATCGCCTTCCTCAACTCCGACGTACCGCTGCGCGTCGAGGGGCAAAAGACCACGACCGTCGAGGTGTGTCTCGACGCGGCCCCCGACGTCATCGTCATGCCGGTCTCAAGCGGGGGTCACGCCAGCGGCGCGTGGAAGGCCGTCCGCGAACTCCACGCCGCCGGCCGCATCGACCGGATTCCCGACCTCCACTTCGTGCAGGCGAGCGCCTGTGCACCCATCGCCGAGGCGTTCGCCCGCGGGGACGATACCGTCGCGCCCGTCGAAGGTGGGGAGACAATCGCCTACTCGATTGCCAACGCCGACCCGCCGAGTGGCAATCGCGTGCTCGCCGCGGCTCGCGACACCGGCGGAACAGTCACCAGCGTCGACGACGACGCGACCCGCGCGGCCCTCGACACTCTCGCACGGGCCGGCATCAGCGTCGAAGCCTCGTGTGCCGTCGCGCTCGCCGGCACGCGTGAGTTGGTCCAATCGGGCCGACTTGACCCCGACGCCGAGGTAGCCACTGTCATGACCGGCACGGGGCTGAAGGAGGCGAGCGGTTCGGCCGACACCGCCCGCGCCACCGTCGACAGCCTCGATACTGTGCTCGGCGGGGTCGGAGTCGAGCGGTGA